From Centroberyx gerrardi isolate f3 chromosome 15, fCenGer3.hap1.cur.20231027, whole genome shotgun sequence:
tgcaTTGCCCCTCTAATTTCTTGATAAGTAGAAGTAGTAAGGCTGAATGACCCCATCTATAACCGTCTTTTTGTTTATCCTTTTGTCACGCTCCCCCTCTcacttctccctttctccatctgtcactcatccctctctcatGAGCAGGGTGCACCTGCCTCCACACAACGTTGCACACTACTCTCATGGGAATTAACTGTAATTGAATGTGCTGTTGCCTATGTCAACAATTTCCCTTTGGCTCAGTCAGTGTTACAGTCATTTCTCCCTGTGTTAAAAGACATGCTACTGTAAATACAAGCCCCTGCTATCGCACACTATCATCTTTTACTTTGGGGGGAGAGGTGGCAACATCGCAGGGAGGAGCATGGCCGTACTATTTCTACTGTTACTGTTGACATTAACACTGTGTAACATGTCTTGTTAGTTCAACCAGCAGTTTGTCTTTGATTTCAAAGGATGACCTTTTGAAGTTCATCCCTTTATCCCTTTGTCAAGTTGTTTTCCTAACATTCCTGTCAGGTCGTCACTGTAGCCCCCGTACATTGTTTGTCAGCCCGAAACAATGATTTCCGTCCACCAGTCTGTGAGAGCGCAGGCCAAAATTGGAGACAAACATCCCAAAGGATGGGATTTGGATCAGCAAAGCGGCCTTTTTGCCAACTGCTTCAATAGATCCCCGTGTTAACCTCTTGGCTTGATTAGCTAGAGCCACTATGGCACTTTACTGTAGGTGTATTATTGCCCACGGCCGTGTGATACATTCCTTTGTTCGTATTGTGAGACAGCTGGCATACTCATTTCTGTCATCTTCAAACCCAAGGCGAGTCAAGTCATATACTGGTAGGCCTATCCTGCTAACCAGTTGAGTAATGGGAGTGACTTGCTGTCACACCAAGAGAAATGTGCTTCTACGTTTCACTGGCTGATGCTTATCTTAGTGTACTGATAACTCATGTTTTTGGAAACAGGGTTCATGCAGGTctggaaaaaatatgaaaattgaATTTGATACATTCCACGTTTTAAAAAGTTTAGGAATGTGCACAAAAAAGGTATGGACAAATATTGTTGTTCAGTCCCAGTTCAAATATTACTTTGTAAGCCCACAGTCTTTCACACAGTCTCAACATTTTGTGatatttagatttagatttagagtTTTCACCCCTATTagcttgtttgtctgtgtctgatGGCAGGATATCAAGAAATTATGAaaggatttccatgaaatttggtggacagataggccaCTGAATTGTGAAATGGACATTGTGTAATGGGATGCTTTGGATTTGTGAAATGCCATGACAAGTGAATGGCAGTTTTTAAATGCCAGGCCCACTATGCTTGTCGAAAGTGACTTTGTCCGACTTTGACACGCACTTTCTTTTTATCTTGATGTCAGTTTTCAATTCATCATCAAAGTTAATCCACCATTTGAATCGGGGATTGACTGCAGTGTTATTTACCTTCACCCTGAGGCTTAATCATGCCATCTTTAGCCAAATGTTCTATGACAAATGATTTCATAAAAATGCAATGAAGCTGATGACTTGCTGATGAAGCTGATTTTTCATTGCCTTTTTTGCTTAGTTCATCATGTGAGGTTGTGTTGTTTGTCTTAACTCCAGCTTTGCCACAAGGCTAACTGCCCCAAATGACATGAAGTGTATGCTCACTTTCTTCTTAGCTAAATAGCTCCCTTCTGTAGCTGGTAGATTATGTCTCTAtgttctccctttttctccctaACTAGTCCTCACATGAACCTGACTGCACTCATTCCCTCTTGCCTTCGGCtcctttgtctgtttgtgtgtgtgttttcacacatTGAACTTAGCTTATTCCAGCTTCCTTCTATTcctattattgtttttcttaaagCTAGAATTCATCATGACATGACTAAGATGATGTAGCTATTGCCTCACTGTTGTACAGATAGCTAGGTTCCAGAGAGTCAGAGTAATTTATGATTAATATGTTAGTGTCAGCAATAGCATCCACTGAGtggctatttgtgtgtgtgtgttatgaataTTGCAGAGACAGATAGGTGGCTGGACCTGGGGCGAGGCTGTGCCGTGCAGCGGGGAGCTCCCTGCCAGTCCGCTGCCAGTCTGGAGAGTCTGTGGGACGTGATGCCTGAACAGTGCCAGCCGAGGAGCCGGCACTGGAGCCAGGAGGCGGGCAACGCCACTGCCATCACCAGCCTGATTCGAGACCTCAGCCTGGGGGACGGCAAAGTGGGCAGCCCCCGCTCCCGCACCGCGTCCATCGCTGCAACCACCAACCACGCTCCCACAGCGCCCCCTAGCAAGCGTCAGTGTCGGTCCCTGTCGTTCTCTGACGAGTTCGGCGGGTGCCGCTCGCCGTGGAGGCCCCAGGGGTCCCGGGTGTGGACGACGGTGGAGAAACGGAGGTGCCACAGCGGGGGGAGCGTCCGAGGAGGGGGTGCAGGGTTTTCAGGTGGCCATTTCCCCGCCATGCAGCGCAGCTCCAGCTTCAGCTTGCCCTCGCGCTCCAGCATCCCTACAGACGGAGCCCTGGAGCTGCCGTGCTTCACCCAGCGACTGCCCCTCCACCCTCTGTTCACCGCCTCGCCCGTCTCCCCTACCTCTCCTTCCTCGCACCATCACCACTCCCGCCATCACCACTTCCTCAGGCCCCTGTCCCTCTCCCACGAGCAGATCAGCCTGCCCGAGCTCCAGAGGGAGGAGGCGTCGGAGGCCAGCTCTCCAGACTCCACCCCAGAACTGGGGAGGCGAGCTGGGCAGAGAGCCGGGGGTACGGGGGGTCTGTCCCGGAGCAGGTCCCAGCCCTGCGTGTTAAATGATAAAAAGATTGGTATGAAGCGCAGGAGGCCAGAGGACACCCAGGAGCAACGGCCCTCCCTGGACCTGGCCAAGATGACTCAGGTCAGTGTGGAAATGTTGAACATGTGTTGAACTTATTAGAAATGAGGGATGATTAGACTTGATTTTGATGTGTGCTAGTATGACTGCACCCATCTCACCGAGTTTGGTATCATTTTCTTGTGTTGATTGAACGTAAATCAGCCATCGGCTTAGTCCTAATGCTCCTTTAATGCCTTGGAGTGTCCTCTAATGCATTAGGTTGAAGCCGGGGCCAAGCACAATTACAGAGACAAATACCTCTCTGTTCTTAGACATGGGAGTAGTTCAAGAGCCCTTCAAACATAACTTGGCCTCACTCACTCTGAGTCTGATCAGGGACAGGATTAAATCAAGCTGAATTAAGTTTTCTGGGTCGTCGGTCCGAGGCTTCAGAGCTAAGTGATCTCAggcttccctccctccagcttGGGAAGTGGCTCTTACTAAAGAAGCATTCCTTGTGTTCGGTCACGCTGCCTAGCTCCGCGCTCTAGCAAGCCCGGCTCCGGTTATCATTTCATTTACTCTGTTGGGTAAACAGCCCATCCAAAGGTTGAACCCCTCGCTGTTCATTTGCTTCCTCTATGCCCCTCCTCCCTGTATTCCTCCTGGATCCCCTCTCCATCCATAATTCCCTCCATTGGtccatcccatcctccctccctcttgctAATATCAGGCAGTTAGGGCAACCAGAGGTAATTAATAGTGGGGATATTTGGGCGCGCAGACCTATAATTTTTTCCGCCGGATTGCCTTCCCCCACGACAAGAGCTTGTTTATTCTTGTGTAAGGTCAGAGGAAGCAGCGGAACAGCCATGAGATTATAAATGACCCCCGGAGAAACCAAAAATAGAACGGTAGAAGTATTTTAATGATGTATTTAATGTactgttttgatgtttggcaGCGCTCTGATGTTTTTACTCAGCGCAGAGAGATGTTGATTTGATTCTTGTGTCAAGTACCACTCTGTTAATACATTTGTACGCTCCTGTAGTCCTGCAGAGAAGCTATACCGCCAGCTATACCACCAAAACTAACGACTCAGACCCAGAGACAACGTAGTGCTTTAAATGCTTTACTCATCTTTCCTTGTCACGGAAAAGCTCTTAGAGGGAGaattcccctccctctctcccctattAGAAAGTACCATcaatttctccctctcccctcccttccttttcccAAAGAATTGTGTTCCCAGTCAGTCACCCTCAGGATCTAGCCAGGGTTGGATCAACAAGGCTTTGGTAATGGAGCCTAGCGAGCATGTTTCCTCTATCCATGCCAGCCACTAAGAGGGGAAAATCAAGCACGTTgatcacacaaacatacacacggatacacacacacacatacacaaacacacacgcagtttTACCTTACCTCCGGTCTCAGGAATGCAAGAGCACACCTTTCCAGTAGCTATTCTTTCGGCTCCGAGAGGTATCTGCTCTCAATGGTTAACAGGCAGAGCTATTGttttgtacttttttattttttttttagcctccttttttgtttttggcctGAGTTGCTCAATTGTGCCTGGTGTTGTTAGAAGGAGTCAGGTGGCACAGGTTAGATGGGTCATTTCAGATCTAACTTATGTTTGCTTTCTCACTCTCCTGCATGCCTGGAGTCACGAACATTAGCACAGTGACACAGTATACATACTTTCACACAtgtactctctctttctccctctctctttcgctttcattcacacacactgttagttACATATTCCAGTGTACTCAGCATTTACTTAATATCTTATTGATCATCGGCAAGATCAGAGGCCGACAAGAGGAAattcaccaccaccacaacccCCATCTTAGTGTGTCTAAGTCCCTAAACAAGCAGTTTGTTCTGCATCACCCTGAATAAAACAAGCTGAAATAGCCTGAACACAATAGAAGCACCTAGTGAAGATTTGAATAGATCTTAGGTCTTATAGGCTGATGAAGATAGAGGTGGTTTGTCTCAGGCAGAGACGAGGGAAAGCTACTAGCTGGCATACTGTCTGGAAAAGGAAGTGATAATGTGGAAGCGTGGGGCCGGTTACAACCTGTGCCTGCTCTAGTGCAGACAGAACACAAGAATTACAGTCAAGGTTGGGAACAGATGAGATTTTACTGCGTCTTGTGGGAATTCTTTACTTTCCACGATTCttgggaggatttttttttcaccctccaCTTAAAAATGTCAGCCTCGCATCACCTTTTGTGGTATTTAACAGGGTTTGACTTTGGCTGTCCTGTGCAGATGAGTTCAGGGATTGATTTTAATAAGCTTATTTTCCTGAGAAAGTGATTTCCCAATTGTAATTGCCAGAAAAATGAAGCCATCCTGTGATGGCCAAACAGTTTTATAAACTGATGCTGACAGTCTATTTTTTAActggccctctctctccttttctttgtctgtcagactgccagtggtgtatacacacacacacacacacacacacaccctccccttcCTGAGCAGTGGGCTGGTCGGCAGCATGACACTCCCGGGCTGAAAATCACACTCCG
This genomic window contains:
- the LOC139921447 gene encoding protein FAM53B-like — encoded protein: MVIIFSKTLEKKKGVNDVRSRNNERLLRELHTMSRGTTLFSCGTVETDRWLDLGRGCAVQRGAPCQSAASLESLWDVMPEQCQPRSRHWSQEAGNATAITSLIRDLSLGDGKVGSPRSRTASIAATTNHAPTAPPSKRQCRSLSFSDEFGGCRSPWRPQGSRVWTTVEKRRCHSGGSVRGGGAGFSGGHFPAMQRSSSFSLPSRSSIPTDGALELPCFTQRLPLHPLFTASPVSPTSPSSHHHHSRHHHFLRPLSLSHEQISLPELQREEASEASSPDSTPELGRRAGQRAGGTGGLSRSRSQPCVLNDKKIGMKRRRPEDTQEQRPSLDLAKMTQKLQTFQSLSCPGFSAADSCQSSLPPPSSRTSSQPDSDFAPVSELGLESRQAVTGDDEEEDSSYEELDSDSACSVDSRPGSPAGVVGGKHTLWKGDCGTQRDIFQLGGELDLDQIERN